One window from the genome of Xenorhabdus bovienii SS-2004 encodes:
- a CDS encoding beta-barrel assembly-enhancing protease produces the protein MIKTPKKSLIVTLISLLLFGNSPALSVSSENSLPDIGTSAGATLSINQEIEMGDFFIRQIRAGAPLIDDPLLKQYINQLGHKLVNHADSVKTPFQFYLINNPAINAYAVFGGNVVLHSGLFRYSRNESELASVIAHEISHVTQRHLARFMEDTQRKTPFAWAGVLGSILLMMANPQAGMATLSGTLGGFQQGIISFTQSNEQEADRIGMQILNNSGFNPHGMPNFMQILVDQTRYSSKPPEMLLTHPLPDSRLSDARNRANQYPKKTVPESESQNFLFARVRILIISATDQLNYIEQILNNYSQGTAKEQLAAAYGRVLLLSQAQKYAEAKTVLSPLLDKQPDNIWFIDAMTDIDIEQKQYEQAITRLQQALQKHQNNPVLQINLANAYIQAKHYPQASQLLFRYTFNDPNDPTGWSLMTELAKKQKKRDKELASYAETMALQGKFDMAINYLSQASALVTLNSDDQARYDARIDQLRQLQQRHIQYDK, from the coding sequence ATGATAAAAACACCTAAGAAATCCCTGATAGTGACATTGATTAGCCTATTATTATTTGGAAATTCACCCGCTTTATCTGTAAGTTCCGAAAATTCACTACCCGATATCGGAACAAGTGCGGGGGCGACCCTCAGTATCAACCAAGAAATAGAAATGGGGGATTTTTTTATACGCCAGATACGTGCTGGAGCGCCGCTAATTGATGACCCTCTGCTTAAACAATACATTAATCAATTAGGCCATAAATTAGTTAACCATGCCGATTCAGTGAAAACGCCTTTTCAATTTTATCTGATCAATAACCCCGCTATTAACGCGTATGCTGTTTTCGGTGGTAACGTAGTGCTACATTCCGGTCTATTCCGCTATAGCCGCAATGAAAGTGAGCTGGCTTCTGTCATAGCTCATGAAATCTCCCATGTAACACAACGCCACTTGGCTCGTTTTATGGAGGATACACAGCGCAAAACGCCATTCGCATGGGCAGGAGTATTAGGATCTATACTGTTGATGATGGCCAATCCACAAGCAGGAATGGCGACACTCAGCGGCACACTGGGTGGTTTTCAGCAAGGTATTATCAGTTTTACCCAGTCAAATGAACAAGAAGCTGATCGCATTGGTATGCAGATTCTCAACAATTCAGGTTTTAACCCTCATGGTATGCCTAATTTCATGCAGATTCTGGTTGATCAGACGCGATATAGCTCTAAACCGCCAGAAATGTTATTAACCCATCCACTACCCGATAGCCGTTTATCCGATGCTCGTAACAGGGCAAATCAGTATCCGAAAAAAACCGTTCCAGAATCAGAATCTCAAAATTTTCTGTTTGCCCGTGTTCGCATCCTGATAATCAGCGCTACAGATCAGCTCAATTACATTGAACAAATTCTGAATAATTACAGTCAAGGAACCGCTAAAGAACAGCTCGCCGCTGCTTATGGGCGGGTTCTCCTTCTGTCTCAGGCTCAAAAGTATGCTGAAGCCAAAACAGTATTGTCCCCATTACTGGATAAGCAGCCTGATAACATCTGGTTTATCGATGCTATGACGGATATCGATATTGAGCAAAAACAGTATGAGCAAGCGATTACCCGTTTACAGCAAGCTCTCCAGAAACATCAAAATAACCCGGTACTACAAATCAATCTTGCCAATGCCTATATTCAGGCCAAACACTATCCGCAAGCATCACAACTGCTATTTCGTTATACCTTCAACGATCCTAATGATCCCACTGGCTGGTCACTAATGACAGAATTAGCCAAAAAACAGAAAAAACGTGATAAAGAGCTGGCTTCCTACGCTGAGACTATGGCATTGCAAGGCAAATTTGACATGGCTATAAACTATCTCAGCCAAGCCAGTGCCTTGGTAACATTAAATAGTGACGATCAGGCTCGTTATGATGCCCGTATTGATCAATTGCGCCAACTGCAACAACGTCATATCCAATATGACAAATGA
- the bcp gene encoding thioredoxin-dependent thiol peroxidase, with the protein MSRLKAGDKAPKFSLPDQDGKTVGVSDFKGQRVLVYFYPKAMTPGCTVQACGLRDKMNELKEIGVEVLGISTDTPEKLSRFVKKEMLNFTLLADIDHQVAEQFGVWGVKQFMGKTYEGIHRISFLVDPKGDIEHVFDKFKTSNHHQIVLDYLKQHSS; encoded by the coding sequence ATGAGCCGATTGAAAGCCGGTGATAAGGCCCCAAAATTCAGTCTTCCTGACCAAGATGGCAAAACCGTTGGCGTATCTGATTTCAAAGGTCAGCGTGTTTTAGTTTATTTTTATCCCAAAGCAATGACGCCAGGCTGCACTGTTCAGGCTTGTGGCTTACGTGACAAGATGAATGAACTAAAAGAAATCGGTGTTGAAGTGTTGGGCATCAGTACAGATACACCCGAAAAGTTATCCCGCTTTGTAAAAAAAGAGATGCTGAATTTCACACTTCTTGCCGATATTGACCATCAGGTTGCCGAGCAATTTGGTGTTTGGGGAGTAAAACAGTTTATGGGGAAAACCTATGAGGGCATCCATCGTATTAGTTTCTTAGTTGACCCAAAAGGTGATATTGAACACGTTTTTGATAAATTCAAAACCAGTAACCATCACCAAATCGTACTGGACTACCTGAAACAACATTCATCATAA
- a CDS encoding glycine cleavage system transcriptional repressor: MPKSEQHFLVITALGADRPGIVNTITRLASACGCNIEDSRLAMFGEEFTFIMLLSGSWNAITLIESTLPQKGAELELLIVMKRTRCGVQTKFPSTISVRVDVDDSPGIVERFTNLFTTQNFNIAELASKTHPAVENMPARLQIHITGHNPLDDNGLMFKESFYRLCTELNAQGSISVLDHLNKND; this comes from the coding sequence TTGCCAAAATCAGAACAGCATTTTTTAGTGATCACCGCCCTTGGTGCAGATCGCCCCGGCATCGTCAATACCATTACCCGCCTTGCCAGCGCATGTGGTTGTAATATTGAAGACAGCCGTCTGGCAATGTTTGGCGAAGAGTTTACCTTTATCATGCTGCTATCCGGTAGCTGGAACGCCATTACCCTGATCGAATCCACTCTGCCACAGAAAGGGGCTGAACTCGAATTGCTTATTGTGATGAAACGAACCCGGTGCGGTGTCCAGACAAAATTTCCTTCGACAATTTCCGTCAGAGTGGATGTGGATGATTCACCGGGTATTGTTGAACGTTTTACCAATCTGTTCACGACCCAGAATTTCAATATTGCTGAACTGGCATCAAAAACTCATCCCGCTGTGGAAAATATGCCCGCCCGTCTGCAAATCCACATTACAGGCCATAACCCACTGGATGATAATGGCCTCATGTTCAAAGAATCCTTTTATCGCCTATGTACAGAATTAAATGCACAAGGCAGTATTAGCGTACTGGATCATTTAAATAAAAACGATTAA
- the dapA gene encoding 4-hydroxy-tetrahydrodipicolinate synthase, which yields MVSGNSGFTGSMVAMVTPMNSNGQIDKTSLKKLIDYHVASGTSSIISVGTTGECATLNQDEHVDVVLTTLELADGRIPVIAGTGANATAEAISLTRRFENTGIAGCLSVTPYYNRPSQEGLYQHYKAIADNTDLPQILYNVPSRTACDLLPSTVARLAKLENIVAIKEATGNLGRVSQIQELVNDENFILLSGDDASFLDFVQLGGKGVISVTANVAAAEMAQIYELAQKGEFVKARSLNNRLMELHHQLFVEPSPTPAKWACRKLGLIADDTLRLPMIPLTQAGQVSVNNALKLAGLL from the coding sequence ATGGTGAGTGGTAACTCTGGTTTTACGGGCAGTATGGTTGCAATGGTAACGCCAATGAATTCAAACGGTCAGATTGATAAAACCAGTTTGAAAAAATTAATTGATTATCATGTCGCCAGTGGTACATCTTCAATTATTTCTGTTGGGACAACGGGTGAATGCGCAACACTCAACCAAGATGAGCATGTGGATGTTGTACTGACAACACTGGAATTGGCTGATGGCCGCATTCCGGTGATTGCCGGAACAGGGGCAAATGCGACGGCAGAAGCCATTTCGCTGACTCGTCGTTTTGAAAATACGGGTATTGCTGGTTGCCTGTCTGTGACACCTTATTATAATAGACCATCACAGGAAGGTTTATATCAGCATTATAAAGCGATAGCTGACAATACTGACTTACCGCAAATTCTGTATAATGTACCCTCTCGGACCGCATGTGATTTACTGCCATCGACTGTTGCCCGTCTGGCAAAACTGGAAAATATTGTTGCGATTAAGGAAGCGACTGGGAACTTAGGTCGTGTCAGTCAGATCCAAGAATTGGTTAATGATGAAAATTTCATTTTGCTGAGTGGTGATGATGCAAGTTTTCTCGATTTTGTGCAGCTTGGTGGAAAAGGGGTTATTTCTGTGACAGCGAATGTAGCGGCTGCGGAGATGGCACAAATATACGAACTGGCTCAGAAGGGTGAATTTGTGAAGGCGCGTAGCCTGAACAACCGACTGATGGAATTGCATCATCAATTATTTGTTGAACCTAGCCCGACGCCAGCCAAGTGGGCCTGTCGTAAACTGGGGTTGATTGCCGATGACACGCTGCGCCTGCCAATGATTCCGTTGACGCAGGCGGGACAAGTTTCGGTCAATAATGCCTTGAAATTGGCTGGATTACTGTAA
- the bamC gene encoding outer membrane protein assembly factor BamC — MATLLQKSKVMKVAGLSLVVLLAACSKDQHYKRQVNGDESYLETPPLKALNVPAGMILPPQNSEYNISSATEKGVVGKSLDIRPPVQAMQLLTGSHMGNNVRAGKLLIENTPEHSNLWSQVVSLLAKKNYQISEKDDTRQTLVTDWISWPRADENIPYRGRYRIEVSPQGSQIALSVTNESLEHDGKVVSDPAIIQDYDLIMLNELSDGLNQQQELASLNSTKNTGALIVNSGSDNTALPQIIVRAPYTVVWNRLPHTLESIGMRVTDRTRATGMIEVTYKELSSSGWKELGVEAPSISEGNYKLQVGDLDNRSSLQFIKEKGQPLTQAENDQMMAVFKAAFSRATDK, encoded by the coding sequence ATGGCAACATTATTGCAAAAATCGAAGGTCATGAAGGTTGCTGGCCTGTCATTAGTTGTTTTGCTGGCAGCCTGTTCTAAAGATCAGCACTATAAACGTCAGGTGAATGGGGATGAGTCCTATCTTGAGACGCCACCGCTGAAAGCATTGAACGTTCCAGCAGGAATGATATTGCCGCCGCAAAATAGTGAATATAATATTTCATCAGCGACCGAAAAAGGGGTGGTGGGTAAATCCCTTGATATTCGTCCGCCAGTACAGGCTATGCAGTTATTGACGGGTTCCCACATGGGAAATAATGTACGAGCCGGTAAGTTGTTGATTGAAAATACCCCAGAACACAGCAACCTGTGGTCACAAGTGGTTAGTCTATTGGCGAAGAAGAATTACCAAATTAGCGAAAAAGATGATACCAGGCAAACTCTGGTCACTGATTGGATCTCATGGCCGCGGGCAGATGAAAATATTCCTTATCGTGGACGTTACCGTATTGAAGTGTCTCCACAGGGTTCCCAAATCGCGCTGTCTGTTACAAATGAAAGTTTGGAACATGATGGAAAAGTTGTCTCTGATCCGGCAATAATCCAAGATTATGATTTAATCATGCTTAACGAGCTGTCTGATGGTTTAAATCAGCAGCAGGAGTTAGCAAGTTTGAACAGCACGAAGAATACAGGGGCGTTAATAGTAAACAGTGGCAGCGATAATACAGCTTTGCCCCAAATCATTGTCCGTGCGCCTTACACTGTGGTCTGGAACCGATTACCGCATACACTGGAAAGTATAGGCATGCGTGTCACTGATCGTACGCGTGCGACGGGAATGATAGAGGTGACTTATAAAGAGCTGAGTTCTTCAGGCTGGAAAGAACTGGGCGTCGAGGCTCCTTCCATCAGCGAAGGAAATTACAAGTTACAGGTGGGCGACTTGGATAACCGAAGCAGCCTGCAATTTATCAAAGAGAAAGGCCAGCCGTTAACTCAGGCTGAAAATGATCAAATGATGGCTGTATTTAAGGCCGCATTCAGCAGAGCTACAGACAAGTAA
- the purC gene encoding phosphoribosylaminoimidazolesuccinocarboxamide synthase, translated as MQKKAELYRGKAKTVYSTDNPDLLVLEFRNDTSALDGERIEQFDRKGMVNNKFNHFIMNKLEEAGIPTQMERLLSDNECLVKKLDMVPVECVIRNRAAGSLVKRLGVEEGMVLNPPLFDLFLKNDAKHDPMVNESYCETFGWVSKVHLAEMKQLSYKANEVLSKLFNDAGLILVDFKLEFGLFNGNVVLGDEFSPDGSRLWDQQTLDKMDKDRFRQSLGGLIEAYEEVARRIGVILD; from the coding sequence ATGCAGAAAAAAGCTGAGTTGTATCGTGGGAAAGCAAAAACAGTGTATTCCACTGACAATCCTGACCTGCTTGTGCTGGAATTCCGTAATGATACATCAGCCTTGGATGGTGAACGCATCGAACAGTTTGATCGCAAGGGTATGGTGAATAATAAATTCAATCATTTCATTATGAACAAACTGGAAGAGGCGGGTATTCCGACGCAAATGGAACGGCTGCTGTCAGACAACGAATGCCTGGTGAAAAAGCTGGATATGGTGCCGGTTGAGTGTGTTATCCGCAACCGTGCTGCGGGTTCTCTTGTGAAGCGCCTTGGTGTGGAAGAAGGAATGGTATTGAATCCCCCCCTGTTTGATCTGTTTTTGAAAAATGATGCCAAGCATGACCCGATGGTCAATGAGTCCTACTGTGAAACATTCGGTTGGGTTAGCAAGGTGCATCTGGCCGAGATGAAACAACTGAGTTACAAGGCTAACGAAGTATTGAGCAAACTGTTCAATGATGCTGGCTTGATTCTGGTGGATTTCAAATTAGAGTTTGGTTTGTTCAACGGCAACGTTGTATTGGGGGATGAGTTTTCTCCGGACGGTAGTCGCCTGTGGGATCAGCAGACTTTGGATAAAATGGATAAAGACCGTTTCCGCCAGAGTCTTGGTGGCTTGATTGAAGCGTATGAAGAAGTAGCACGCCGAATCGGGGTGATTTTGGACTAA
- a CDS encoding IS5-like element ISXbo1 family transposase (programmed frameshift) — translation MNKKSIAQWFISDELWQKIEPLLPPHKTHHPLGCHRRRVDNRAAMNAIFFVLRTGCQWNALNATGICSSSSAHRRFQEWVAGGVFERLWQNGLLASEKIGAIDWGKLALDGCLTKAPLAGFKKTGRNPTDRGKQGVKRSLLTDGQGLPLAIAVAPANIHDIRLVIATLDGLQTGRRGYGTKLHLDKAYEAEWLEKELKTRGYVPCIQSRKEEQDALAEQYDFKVNRWVVERTHSWLNRFRRILVRWEKRVENYEAMLHLACSLIVWNIILLG, via the exons ATGAATAAGAAATCAATAGCCCAATGGTTCATTTCTGATGAACTCTGGCAGAAAATTGAACCCTTACTCCCTCCACATAAAACCCATCACCCTTTGGGCTGCCATCGCCGCCGTGTCGATAATCGGGCCGCTATGAATGCTATCTTTTTTGTGTTACGAACCGGATGCCAGTGGAATGCCCTCAATGCCACAGGGATTTGTTCTTCAAGCAGTGCTCACCGCCGTTTTCAGGAATGGGTGGCGGGAGGCGTCTTTGAGCGACTCTGGCAAAATGGCTTACTCGCCAGTGAAAAAATAGGGGCTATCGACTGGGGCAAATTGGCACTGGATGGCTGTTTGACTAAAGCGCCCCTGGCCGGCT TCAAAAAAACAGGCCGCAACCCAACAGACCGGGGAAAACAAGGCGTAAAGCGAAGTTTGCTCACGGATGGACAGGGCTTGCCATTAGCGATTGCCGTTGCGCCCGCTAATATTCATGATATCAGACTTGTTATAGCCACCCTGGACGGTTTACAGACAGGACGCCGGGGTTATGGAACCAAACTCCATCTGGATAAAGCTTATGAGGCGGAATGGCTGGAAAAAGAATTAAAAACCCGTGGATACGTCCCCTGCATACAATCAAGAAAAGAAGAACAAGATGCGCTGGCCGAACAATATGATTTTAAAGTGAACCGTTGGGTTGTTGAAAGGACACACAGTTGGCTTAATCGTTTTCGTCGTATTCTGGTTCGTTGGGAAAAACGGGTTGAAAATTATGAAGCCATGCTTCATTTGGCTTGTAGTTTAATTGTCTGGAATATAATCCTATTGGGATAG
- a CDS encoding Thoeris anti-defense Tad2 family protein, protein MSYWDTLLVAKEGSYAWAILQLQAGKCVRRKNWDGKYAFLIRNPGLTNQTVKEGDYWAQAGVEVGTRFNYLSDIEHHASSGNVISWVALPNDLDGNDWEVLTRVSEPSDIASYWALMSVTPSEIIPGKKWGDNNARTGTLSYPDYSLDGIFWTLDDKTNDGVLSLRFLYRNKEDALQKATSKKLTITVSGVVYHLGYYSALTEFYEPQYRGTEAKKIGELLMQKNHPLKIEAKWYNY, encoded by the coding sequence ATCTCCTATTGGGATACACTCTTAGTCGCAAAAGAAGGTTCTTATGCATGGGCAATATTGCAACTACAAGCGGGTAAATGCGTGAGGAGAAAGAATTGGGATGGTAAGTATGCTTTCTTAATACGTAACCCAGGACTCACTAATCAAACGGTCAAAGAAGGTGATTATTGGGCGCAAGCAGGTGTCGAAGTGGGTACCCGCTTTAACTATCTGTCTGACATAGAACATCATGCATCATCAGGCAATGTCATTTCTTGGGTTGCCTTACCGAATGATTTAGATGGTAATGACTGGGAGGTGCTTACCCGTGTATCAGAGCCTTCCGATATAGCTAGTTATTGGGCGCTTATGTCCGTAACGCCATCTGAAATTATTCCCGGAAAAAAATGGGGGGATAATAACGCGAGAACAGGGACTCTCTCTTATCCAGATTATAGCCTTGACGGTATTTTCTGGACTCTTGACGATAAGACCAATGATGGTGTGTTAAGCCTGCGTTTTCTTTACCGCAATAAAGAAGATGCACTGCAGAAAGCTACCAGTAAAAAGCTGACAATAACAGTTAGTGGTGTTGTTTATCACCTTGGATATTACTCTGCATTGACCGAATTTTATGAACCTCAATATAGGGGAACGGAAGCGAAGAAAATTGGTGAATTGCTGATGCAAAAAAATCATCCTCTTAAAATTGAGGCTAAGTGGTATAACTACTGA
- a CDS encoding tail fiber assembly protein, with protein sequence MKYYKSTDNKVYAYESDGSQDSWIKPGLVPITEAEADAITNSPPTPEQLQQNAEYEKRYRMSKAANSIAPLQYAVDLKMETDSERAALTEWKKYMVLLNRVDCSTAPDVKWPEQPKSLLRE encoded by the coding sequence ATGAAGTACTACAAATCAACAGATAATAAAGTGTACGCGTATGAATCAGACGGTTCGCAGGATTCGTGGATAAAACCGGGTCTTGTGCCCATTACCGAGGCTGAGGCTGACGCAATTACGAATTCCCCGCCCACACCGGAGCAGCTACAACAAAATGCAGAGTATGAGAAACGATACCGAATGTCGAAAGCTGCAAACTCTATAGCACCGTTACAGTACGCCGTAGACCTAAAAATGGAAACGGATAGCGAACGGGCGGCATTGACAGAGTGGAAAAAATATATGGTGCTGCTCAATCGGGTGGACTGCTCTACCGCCCCCGATGTCAAATGGCCGGAGCAGCCGAAGTCATTATTGAGAGAATAA
- a CDS encoding tail fiber protein: MFGLDNPSGINVMPAITPTNNSVPLWFTEGGAGLSASYPGQEWFNQIQAELLGVLKEAGITPDKSKLNQLAVAIKSIVANGITLTDRTGNSSKMAASQKLVTEVNENANSRMEKNQNGADIPNKPEFVKNIGALPTTGGVLTGKLFVSGVSADIEAKGWVGATKLYDRFDHGGWSRAYSEAFPPSAAVVGAYSMKEANDRYALKKSHETFSCGGVDVEATHDWAGLKLKNANGYYVQFSATPHENPVMLTVYYRDGANKTQYYASLRKKSGEIALLSDVADNASIGINQSWRDVRSQRTGGRQYTNTAGRPIAVFVNTKKREKYNVALGIGASVNGVEVAYNWSGYDGPLSILSVFFIVPVGANYEVDAYLASEGNFIESWSELR; the protein is encoded by the coding sequence ATGTTCGGACTCGATAACCCGTCAGGTATCAACGTGATGCCTGCCATCACCCCCACCAACAATTCTGTCCCCCTTTGGTTTACTGAAGGGGGCGCGGGATTGAGTGCCAGCTATCCCGGTCAGGAATGGTTTAACCAGATTCAGGCTGAATTGTTGGGCGTACTGAAAGAGGCAGGTATCACGCCAGATAAAAGCAAACTGAATCAACTGGCTGTTGCCATCAAAAGTATCGTTGCTAATGGCATTACACTGACCGACAGAACGGGTAACAGCAGCAAAATGGCCGCCAGTCAGAAACTGGTGACTGAAGTTAATGAGAATGCTAATAGCCGTATGGAGAAAAACCAGAACGGCGCAGACATTCCGAACAAGCCGGAGTTTGTGAAAAATATTGGTGCGCTCCCCACAACCGGCGGAGTATTAACGGGGAAATTGTTTGTCTCGGGTGTCTCGGCGGATATTGAAGCTAAAGGGTGGGTTGGGGCTACCAAGCTATACGATCGTTTTGATCATGGCGGCTGGTCGCGGGCGTACAGTGAAGCATTTCCCCCTTCAGCGGCAGTGGTTGGCGCCTATTCGATGAAAGAAGCGAATGACCGTTATGCACTGAAAAAATCGCATGAAACGTTTTCGTGCGGCGGTGTGGATGTTGAGGCGACACATGACTGGGCGGGGCTTAAATTAAAAAACGCAAACGGTTATTACGTTCAGTTCTCTGCTACCCCGCATGAAAATCCCGTAATGCTGACAGTGTATTACCGAGATGGCGCAAATAAAACACAATATTACGCCAGTCTGCGCAAAAAATCCGGTGAGATAGCATTGCTATCTGATGTGGCAGATAACGCGAGTATCGGTATTAACCAGAGTTGGCGGGATGTTCGGTCTCAACGCACGGGGGGCAGGCAATATACGAATACGGCAGGCAGGCCGATAGCGGTATTCGTTAACACGAAAAAACGAGAAAAATACAATGTCGCGCTGGGGATTGGTGCTAGCGTAAATGGCGTTGAGGTTGCGTATAATTGGTCAGGTTATGACGGCCCGCTATCAATTTTGAGTGTATTTTTTATCGTTCCGGTTGGCGCGAATTACGAAGTTGATGCGTACCTCGCGAGCGAAGGCAATTTTATCGAATCATGGTCTGAATTGAGGTAA
- a CDS encoding YmfQ family protein codes for MAMTAKDYQRSGLQLLPNGLAWSKNLDSNLAKLMLATGEEFARVDAINAVLLEEIFADRAFVLLDDWEDFVGLPDCSIDKESSINSRRQAVKTKLIMSGSLCNQFYERLAADRGYRIRLEEHYPHHCLRDCHYPIYPDINWFRVFVHVADRITHFATVLDHCQQRLRIADAADLECLLARYAPAETEFVFIYE; via the coding sequence ATGGCGATGACAGCCAAAGATTACCAACGCTCAGGGCTGCAATTGCTGCCGAATGGCCTGGCCTGGTCAAAAAATCTTGACAGCAATCTGGCCAAATTGATGCTGGCCACTGGGGAAGAATTCGCCCGGGTTGATGCTATCAATGCCGTGTTGCTAGAAGAAATCTTTGCCGACCGGGCATTTGTGTTACTGGACGATTGGGAAGATTTTGTCGGATTGCCTGATTGCAGCATTGATAAAGAGTCATCAATCAACAGCCGTCGTCAGGCTGTCAAGACAAAATTAATCATGTCCGGCAGCCTGTGCAATCAGTTCTATGAACGTTTGGCTGCCGACCGTGGCTACCGCATCAGACTGGAAGAGCACTACCCGCATCACTGCCTGCGTGACTGCCATTATCCCATTTACCCCGATATCAACTGGTTTCGCGTGTTCGTCCACGTCGCGGACAGGATAACCCATTTTGCCACCGTACTGGATCACTGCCAGCAACGCTTACGCATTGCCGATGCCGCCGATTTGGAATGCCTGCTGGCGCGTTACGCGCCCGCTGAAACCGAATTTGTTTTTATTTATGAGTGA
- a CDS encoding baseplate J/gp47 family protein — protein MPYKAPALSTLIARNQADIESRLPGTYARTAFRTTRAIAYANAGNAAGLHDHLAWTSRQVVPHLADDDKLLEHCEFWGVWRKAATNASGILTVTVSADTLIPEGTRWQRPDGVVLESIDDVQAIAGDNPVSVTAIEAGRKGNTAEGVPLELISPVVNVQTQARCRYLGGGAEQESMDSLRSRLLFRVQYPPSGGNQYDYERWALEVPGVTRAWCIPRYRGHGTVGVMFVMDEEPDIFPGTADLNRIKDYLTGHINPVTNQVEGKTTGAELIVMSPAAKVTNFAIRLSPNTEEVRDAVKTHLKIYLENLRPGGLAFLSEIRAAISNAPGEIDNTVFSPTGDIHAAENEIFVLGDITWR, from the coding sequence ATGCCGTATAAAGCCCCCGCACTTTCAACATTAATCGCCCGCAATCAGGCTGACATTGAAAGCCGGTTGCCGGGAACCTATGCCCGAACGGCATTTCGGACAACCCGTGCTATCGCGTATGCCAATGCAGGCAATGCTGCCGGACTGCATGACCATCTGGCGTGGACCAGTCGGCAGGTTGTCCCGCATCTTGCGGATGATGACAAGCTGCTGGAACATTGCGAATTCTGGGGTGTCTGGCGTAAAGCCGCCACGAACGCCAGCGGCATATTAACCGTGACCGTGTCTGCGGATACATTAATCCCTGAAGGCACCCGCTGGCAGCGCCCTGATGGGGTGGTGTTAGAGTCTATTGATGATGTCCAGGCCATCGCGGGTGATAATCCGGTTTCAGTGACCGCGATTGAGGCAGGCCGTAAAGGCAACACCGCTGAAGGCGTGCCACTGGAGTTAATTTCTCCGGTGGTGAATGTTCAGACACAGGCCCGTTGTCGATACCTCGGCGGCGGGGCTGAACAGGAATCGATGGATTCGCTGCGTTCCCGTTTGTTGTTTCGGGTGCAGTATCCACCTTCCGGCGGCAACCAGTATGACTACGAGCGCTGGGCGCTGGAAGTCCCCGGCGTCACCCGCGCCTGGTGCATTCCCCGTTATCGTGGACATGGCACGGTGGGCGTGATGTTCGTGATGGATGAAGAGCCTGACATCTTCCCCGGCACGGCTGACCTGAACAGAATAAAAGACTACCTGACCGGTCATATCAACCCCGTCACCAATCAGGTGGAAGGCAAGACCACCGGGGCGGAGTTGATCGTGATGAGTCCGGCCGCGAAAGTCACCAACTTCGCTATTCGCCTGTCACCCAATACGGAAGAGGTGCGTGATGCCGTCAAAACGCACCTGAAAATCTATCTGGAAAACCTGCGTCCCGGTGGCCTGGCATTCCTGTCTGAAATCCGTGCCGCCATCTCGAACGCCCCCGGTGAAATTGATAACACAGTCTTCAGCCCGACTGGCGATATTCACGCCGCAGAAAATGAGATTTTTGTGCTGGGAGATATCACATGGCGATGA
- a CDS encoding phage GP46 family protein, whose protein sequence is MNAMNDIALQWQINGADIVINNADIALDDSLSTAVIISLFTDRRALDSDELPTGSGTDRRGWWGDSFNSRPIGSRLWLLAREKQLSAVLHRAKAYADEALAWLVDERHVRKIDVMATAPASGVLLLTVSVTLFDGSVLPLPFKTLLSRI, encoded by the coding sequence ATGAATGCAATGAATGATATCGCCTTACAGTGGCAAATCAACGGTGCCGATATTGTTATCAATAATGCCGATATCGCACTGGATGATTCACTCAGCACCGCCGTCATCATTTCATTATTCACTGACCGCCGGGCGCTCGACTCCGACGAACTCCCGACAGGCTCGGGGACAGACAGGCGCGGTTGGTGGGGCGATAGCTTTAACTCACGGCCTATCGGCAGCCGGCTCTGGCTGCTGGCCCGTGAAAAGCAACTGTCTGCCGTTCTGCACCGCGCCAAAGCCTACGCCGATGAAGCGCTGGCCTGGCTGGTTGATGAGCGTCACGTAAGAAAAATCGATGTAATGGCGACGGCGCCTGCATCCGGCGTTTTACTGTTGACCGTCTCTGTCACGTTATTTGATGGCAGTGTGTTGCCACTGCCTTTTAAAACATTGTTAAGCAGGATTTAA